Genomic window (Scylla paramamosain isolate STU-SP2022 unplaced genomic scaffold, ASM3559412v1 Contig31, whole genome shotgun sequence):
TGGATAAAGATGAGTTGGAACAATTTCTAGGGACTGTCTTTCTTATGTCCTTGTTCAAAATATCTAACACTAGGCTTTATTGGAGTGGGGTGCTGGAATTCGATTCCGTATCCAAAGTTTTCAGTAGAAGGCgatgggaagaaataaaaagctcTCTACATTTCAATGACAACACTCAGGCACCTGACAGGACTGGTCCCAATGCTGACAGGCTTTTCAAGGTTCGCCCAGTACTTGACCATTTGCAATCAAAATTTCGCAGCATCCCAATGCAACAAATGTGCTGCATTGATGAAATGATTGTTCCCTTGAAAGGAAATTCTTACCTAAAGCAGTACATCCCATCCAAACCACACAAATGGGGTTTCAAGGTATTTGCTTTGTGTGATACCTCTGGGATCTTGAATGACTTGCATGTTTATGATGGGCCCCTAAAGCCAGTCCAAGGTGAACCGGATCTGGGTCCATCATCCAATATAGTTCTGCAGTTGGCGCGCACAATCCCAGTAAATGCAAACCATTTGTTATACCATGACAATTGGTTCACATCTCCTAAACTAATGGCTCATTTAGCAACGAAGCAGATCTACTCTCTGGGTACTGTGAGACAAAACAGACTGAAAGGGATAGGAAATGTTCTGCCTACAgataaggaaatgttgaaaaagCAAAGGGGGTCTCATGTAGAGGTAAGCACAACTTACGATGGAGTAGAGTTACGTGCAATGAAATGGGTAGACAATCGTTGTGTGACTCTCCTCACAAGCTTTTCATCTGCTCAACCTTTGGGAacatgtaagaggaggaggcagtagacacctgccgaaacgataattactcccagtgaggtctaaaacactgttcagggggtgctgtgaacttatcattaaacccagctgtgacctcactgaacgtttccctttgtgtctcacaacacaagggggtagtcacagcctgccctctaaagacaactctcttcctccacacaaaactacaagcacctaataacacacacacccttcactcaaaaaattttaaaatcatggcgactcctacaccagcctcggagtccccatctggggaggggaccataaatgtccccaggtcggactgcctttccgtcgacgaccctaagtgtcttgacacccccctcaactttttcttcattaacttgtgcaacattcgcggtctaagatctaattttcaatctgtagaacaccacctctcctcttctaaacctcatcttcttttcctcactgaaactcaggtgtctgaggcaactgacagtagccccttttctgttccctcctactttctctatcctcattttcgatccaaagctggatgctgcgtttacgtgcgcaacgacttaacctgctctcgtgcccacgctcttgaatcttccgagttttccaccatctggctacgactacagagtcattctcacactaaatttatctgtgctgtatacctctctcctaactcctctgactataagaaattctttgactacttaacttccaaagtggagcacattctgaccctcttcccttttgcagagatctccattcttggagacttcaatgttcaccaccagctttggctttcctctcccttcactgaccatcctggtgaactagcctacaactttgctatcctccatgacctagagcaattggtgcaacaccctactcgtattcctgaccgtcttggagatacgcccaacattcttgaccttttcctgacctctaatccttccgcttatgctgtcaccctttcttctccgttgggctcctccgatcacaatctcatatctttatcttgtcctatcactccaatccctcctcaggatccccctaagcgaaggtgcctctggcgttttgcctctgctagttggggggacctgaggcggtattttgccgattttccttggaatgactactgcttccgtgtcagagacccgtctttatgtgccgagcgcataacagaggtgatagtgtctggcatggaggcgtacattcctcactctttttctcgtcctaaa
Coding sequences:
- the LOC135097747 gene encoding piggyBac transposable element-derived protein 3-like, which gives rise to MYQWVILFPQIWTRHSSMEAGLKLIVTQSNLYATQQNVNKPLKLDKDELEQFLGTVFLMSLFKISNTRLYWSGVLEFDSVSKVFSRRRWEEIKSSLHFNDNTQAPDRTGPNADRLFKVRPVLDHLQSKFRSIPMQQMCCIDEMIVPLKGNSYLKQYIPSKPHKWGFKVFALCDTSGILNDLHVYDGPLKPVQGEPDLGPSSNIVLQLARTIPVNANHLLYHDNWFTSPKLMAHLATKQIYSLGTVRQNRLKGIGNVLPTDKEMLKKQRGSHVEVSTTYDGVELRAMKWVDNRCVTLLTSFSSAQPLGTCKRRRQ